One segment of Niveibacterium microcysteis DNA contains the following:
- a CDS encoding AraC family transcriptional regulator — translation MEQGLDRLSALLERFRVRAHLFHNGPLCGVSRFAAEPGRGFLHVMRSGSMVVTHRPRSGAARRIEVSEPSLLFYPRAMAHEFHNAPAEGSDFTCATLSFDGGDAHPLARALPAVIVLPLARVSGLEHTLALLFGETERVRCGHRLLADRLFEVLLLQVLRWLMDHPGEGGISLGLVAALGDPRLARVLTAIHEQPGAAWGLESMAACAGMSRTAFALCFRNVVGETPAEYLAQWRLAIAQAELRRGRPLKVIANELGYANASALSRRFAQSLGCSPRGWAKQAVPNADPA, via the coding sequence ATGGAGCAAGGCCTTGATCGTCTGTCTGCGCTGCTGGAGCGATTCAGGGTGCGTGCGCATCTCTTCCACAACGGGCCGCTGTGTGGTGTCAGTCGCTTTGCCGCCGAACCGGGGCGGGGCTTCCTGCATGTGATGCGAAGCGGGTCGATGGTGGTGACCCATCGGCCACGGTCTGGCGCAGCGCGCCGCATCGAAGTCAGCGAGCCGAGCCTGCTGTTCTATCCGCGTGCGATGGCGCATGAGTTTCACAATGCGCCCGCAGAGGGTTCGGACTTCACCTGCGCCACGCTTTCGTTCGATGGCGGTGATGCCCACCCGCTCGCGCGTGCGCTGCCCGCCGTGATCGTCTTGCCGCTCGCGCGGGTTTCCGGGCTGGAGCACACGCTGGCGCTGCTGTTCGGCGAAACCGAGCGGGTACGCTGCGGGCACCGCCTGCTGGCAGACCGCTTGTTCGAAGTGCTGCTGCTACAAGTGCTGCGTTGGCTGATGGATCACCCCGGCGAGGGCGGCATATCGCTCGGGTTGGTGGCCGCCCTGGGCGACCCGCGCCTCGCACGGGTGCTGACTGCGATTCACGAGCAACCGGGCGCGGCCTGGGGCCTTGAGTCGATGGCGGCGTGTGCCGGCATGTCACGCACGGCGTTTGCGCTGTGTTTCCGGAATGTGGTCGGCGAGACGCCGGCGGAGTACCTGGCGCAGTGGCGACTTGCGATTGCGCAGGCGGAGCTACGACGCGGTCGCCCGCTGAAGGTCATCGCGAACGAGCTTGGCTACGCAAACGCGAGCGCGTTGTCCCGTCGCTTCGCGCAATCGCTGGGCTGCTCGCCGCGCGGATGGGCGAAGCAAGCGGTGCCGAACGCCGACCCCGCCTGA
- a CDS encoding carboxymuconolactone decarboxylase family protein, translating to MSRIPLVDPAAAAPASKALLDSITQAFGSTPNMFRAVANAPAALQSMWGAFAALGVGVVGARLGEQIAVAVADRNGCDYCLAAHTALGRRAGLSADAMRAAQSGESDDPRTAAALRFALKLVDARGRADAADLAALREAGFDDERIVEILAHVALNLFTNYVNLAFAVPLDFAPVRLRHAA from the coding sequence ATGTCCCGCATTCCCCTCGTAGATCCGGCCGCCGCCGCACCCGCCAGCAAGGCGCTGCTCGATTCCATCACGCAGGCCTTCGGCAGCACGCCCAACATGTTTCGTGCCGTGGCCAACGCGCCAGCGGCCTTGCAGAGCATGTGGGGTGCCTTCGCTGCGCTGGGAGTTGGCGTGGTCGGCGCGCGCCTGGGTGAGCAGATCGCCGTCGCGGTGGCCGACCGCAATGGCTGCGACTACTGCCTCGCGGCCCACACGGCACTTGGGCGCCGCGCCGGCCTGAGCGCGGACGCCATGCGTGCGGCGCAGTCCGGCGAGTCGGACGATCCACGCACCGCTGCGGCTTTGCGCTTTGCATTGAAGCTGGTCGATGCGCGTGGCCGCGCCGATGCGGCCGACTTAGCGGCGTTGCGTGAGGCGGGCTTCGATGACGAGCGCATCGTCGAGATCCTCGCCCATGTCGCGCTGAACCTCTTCACCAACTACGTGAACCTGGCGTTCGCCGTGCCGCTGGATTTTGCACCGGTGCGCCTGCGTCACGCCGCCTGA
- a CDS encoding protoglobin domain-containing protein → MKHTTLACLAAMLLLQSPAWSAPEPTIPGYSLGQPQVARAPYSEADLAALKKVMLFSDDDALALRQSKPILADQVDAILDVWYGFVASTPELLRYFSDAAGKPDAAYLAAVRKRFGQWILDTADANYDQRWLDYQYEIGLRHSRLKKNRTDSARSVAQIDFRYLSALTIPVTTTLKPFLASKGASPSEVERMHAAWVKAVLLQTILWSHPYVRDGQF, encoded by the coding sequence ATGAAACACACCACACTGGCCTGCCTGGCCGCCATGTTGTTGCTGCAGTCACCGGCCTGGTCGGCGCCCGAGCCGACGATTCCGGGTTACAGCCTTGGCCAGCCCCAAGTCGCCCGGGCGCCGTATTCCGAGGCGGACCTGGCGGCCTTGAAGAAGGTGATGCTGTTTTCGGACGACGACGCGCTGGCGCTTCGCCAGAGCAAGCCGATCCTGGCCGATCAGGTCGACGCGATTCTTGACGTCTGGTACGGCTTCGTCGCCAGCACACCGGAGCTGCTTCGCTACTTCAGCGACGCCGCCGGCAAGCCGGACGCTGCCTATCTGGCCGCGGTGCGGAAGCGCTTCGGCCAGTGGATTCTCGACACCGCGGACGCGAACTATGACCAGCGCTGGCTCGATTACCAGTACGAAATCGGCCTGCGTCATTCGCGGCTGAAGAAGAACCGCACGGATAGCGCCAGGAGCGTTGCGCAAATCGACTTCCGCTACCTCTCCGCGCTGACGATTCCGGTCACCACCACCTTGAAACCGTTCCTGGCCAGCAAGGGCGCTTCGCCGAGCGAGGTCGAGCGGATGCACGCCGCCTGGGTCAAGGCGGTGCTGCTGCAAACCATTCTCTGGAGCCACCCCTATGTGCGCGATGGGCAGTTCTGA
- a CDS encoding DUF488 domain-containing protein: MAVRIVRLGSPRGTNEGIRIGTVRRPPRGVPKTEFASQNWYDVWFPNLAPSVETMKLGQQASTPAEWAAFIKKYRAEMTAPEASHALALLAALSRQSDFSVGCYCEDEAHCHRSVLRELLAEKGALLADAPDG, encoded by the coding sequence ATGGCCGTACGCATCGTCAGACTCGGCAGCCCACGCGGCACCAACGAAGGCATCCGCATCGGCACCGTGCGTCGCCCGCCACGCGGCGTGCCGAAAACTGAATTCGCGTCGCAGAACTGGTACGACGTGTGGTTCCCCAATCTGGCACCCAGCGTCGAAACCATGAAGCTCGGCCAACAAGCCTCGACGCCGGCCGAATGGGCGGCCTTCATCAAGAAGTATCGCGCCGAAATGACTGCGCCCGAAGCGAGCCACGCGCTCGCCCTGCTCGCCGCGCTCTCGCGCCAGAGCGACTTCTCGGTCGGCTGTTATTGCGAGGACGAAGCCCACTGCCATCGCTCGGTGCTGCGCGAACTGCTGGCCGAAAAGGGGGCGCTGCTGGCGGACGCGCCTGACGGTTGA
- a CDS encoding M48 family metalloprotease: MQKKLFAAMCSAVVVTACVGMPSTEVDRQMGQQAAQSVANDMGLVDDPALTAYVDSVGQRVAAALPNRQFNYRFAVVDQVEPNAFAVPGGYIYVSRGLLSLLRSEDELAGVLGHEIQHVERRHSVRQMKKERRLGLLALPGELVGGIISDDLATLAGKPFEAVAAGYSRDQEREADALGQPLAAAAGYDPQAIASILDRMEHFIETMTEEKRAPTFFDSHPSTPERVATLSRNAAKLTPTAAPHVAADEAAFMKKLDGLLIGPDPTEGLVHDQTFVHPALGFRLVFPKGWLVENTRKTVNAMAPTKDGIAAFGLAGDGTAEDLPKIAKAFSEKLARKYRSTPQQIEGKTAGGLPAQALYLTDKSGKEPVHLYFLWLVMDHKIYQMIGLAPDSQRALVRSIADSLRPLSDNERASISELRLRVLGARSGETLPAVSKRAGGSVAAAVLAAMNGVTESVQFKGGEWVKVPVRTAYRAPR; encoded by the coding sequence ATGCAAAAGAAACTGTTCGCTGCAATGTGTTCGGCGGTCGTGGTGACCGCCTGTGTCGGAATGCCCAGCACCGAGGTTGATCGGCAGATGGGGCAGCAGGCGGCCCAGTCGGTCGCGAACGACATGGGGCTGGTCGACGACCCCGCGCTGACCGCTTACGTCGATAGCGTGGGCCAGCGTGTTGCTGCGGCGCTGCCGAATCGCCAGTTCAACTACCGATTCGCCGTGGTGGATCAGGTGGAGCCGAACGCGTTTGCGGTGCCCGGTGGCTACATCTATGTGTCGCGCGGTTTGCTGTCGCTGCTGCGCTCGGAGGATGAACTTGCTGGTGTGCTCGGGCATGAGATCCAGCATGTCGAGCGTCGCCATTCGGTGCGGCAGATGAAGAAGGAGCGGCGGCTCGGTCTGCTCGCGCTGCCGGGCGAGCTGGTCGGCGGCATCATCAGCGATGACCTTGCTACGCTGGCCGGCAAGCCTTTCGAAGCGGTTGCCGCCGGATACAGCCGCGACCAGGAGCGCGAAGCCGATGCGCTCGGCCAGCCGCTCGCCGCTGCTGCCGGCTACGACCCGCAGGCCATCGCATCCATTCTCGACCGCATGGAGCACTTCATCGAAACGATGACGGAAGAGAAGCGCGCGCCGACCTTCTTCGACAGCCATCCCTCGACACCGGAGCGCGTGGCCACGCTGAGCCGCAATGCGGCGAAACTGACGCCCACCGCGGCGCCTCATGTGGCGGCCGATGAAGCGGCTTTCATGAAGAAGCTCGATGGTCTGCTGATCGGCCCGGACCCGACCGAAGGGCTTGTGCATGACCAAACCTTCGTGCATCCGGCGCTGGGCTTCCGGCTGGTGTTTCCGAAGGGCTGGCTGGTCGAGAACACGCGCAAGACGGTGAACGCGATGGCGCCGACGAAGGATGGCATCGCCGCGTTCGGCCTCGCCGGCGACGGCACGGCCGAAGATCTGCCGAAGATCGCGAAGGCGTTTTCCGAGAAGCTGGCACGCAAGTACCGCAGCACGCCGCAGCAGATCGAGGGCAAAACAGCGGGCGGCTTGCCGGCGCAGGCGCTCTACCTCACCGACAAAAGCGGCAAGGAGCCGGTGCACCTGTACTTCCTGTGGCTGGTGATGGATCACAAGATCTATCAGATGATCGGCCTCGCGCCCGATAGCCAGCGTGCCCTGGTGCGCAGCATTGCAGACAGCCTGCGGCCGCTGAGCGACAACGAGCGCGCGTCGATCTCGGAGCTGCGCCTGCGCGTGCTGGGCGCACGCAGCGGCGAAACCCTGCCCGCGGTGTCGAAGCGGGCGGGGGGCTCGGTGGCGGCCGCCGTGCTCGCCGCCATGAACGGCGTGACCGAGAGCGTTCAGTTCAAGGGTGGCGAATGGGTCAAGGTGCCGGTGCGCACCGCATATCGCGCGCCGCGCTGA
- a CDS encoding bifunctional diguanylate cyclase/phosphodiesterase, producing MSDQHRSPRSLLFVPWIILVLGLALTYALQHNAREASRHELHDEFELRAAGIVDDIQRRMRTYEQVLEGASGLFAVSPQVEREQFITYVRALKPEGKYPGIQGVGFAQLIAPQDKARHVAAMRASGIADYDIRPAGERERYTAIVYLEPANWRNQRAIGYDMYAEPVRRTAMAAARDEERTRISGRVTLVQETKDQVQPGFLMYLPVYRPNAPHQTLDERRANHLGWVYAPFRMYDLMAGILGAEQGEVSKLLDLEIYDGDRVDAPALMYDSDHHAASVAAPLFRSTKTIPLFGQPWTIQVSSLPAFEARLASEAANILAIAGTCGSTLLALVVWLLATGRVRALTLAGNMTDELRASNLAQIRLNRALRLLSDCNTTLVHADDEYKLLAEVCRLCVDRGGYLMAWVGYAEHDDAKSVRPIAQSGYEDGYLDGVNISWADNERGRGPTGTAIRSGKTCVNQDVLTNPGLAPWREAAIQRGYRSSIALPLIGNTHLLGALTIYSRERDAFDKEEVSLLEELATDLAYGIVTLRTRADHAAAKEQVEFLANFDPLTQLPNRMLLRDRFEQAAQLAERDGTALAMLYLDLDHFQQINDSLGHEAGDKVLGVAVERLRHCVPAAATISRLGGDEFVILLPTLHDATDVGTLANAIHDMFAEPVTIDGNPLTVSFSIGVSLYPNDGQDFDTLLKRADTAVDSAKEAGRNTYRFFKRDMNPDLLAQMRITGALPGALKNREFLLHYQPQVDLHSGRIVGVEALVRWQHPVDGLIAPGRFIPLAERSGYIVQLGEWILREACRQANAWRARHEHAPIVAVNFSALQFSRGSVVDCVTGALAESGLPAGFLEVELTESLLLQDLEATMTTLHVLKGLGVKLSIDDFGTGYSSLAYLKQLAVDKLKIDQSFVRDMLSGADGESIVKAMIQLGHALDLEVIAEGVETSAQLGFLRAAGCDQAQGYLFGRPEPAAALDALLTRGVVPLP from the coding sequence ATGTCGGATCAACACCGATCGCCCCGCAGCCTGCTCTTCGTGCCGTGGATCATTCTTGTCCTCGGGCTGGCGCTGACTTATGCGCTGCAGCACAACGCCAGGGAAGCGAGCCGGCATGAGCTGCACGATGAGTTCGAATTGCGCGCCGCAGGCATCGTCGACGATATCCAGCGACGCATGCGCACCTACGAGCAGGTGCTGGAAGGCGCCAGCGGTTTGTTTGCCGTATCACCGCAGGTCGAACGCGAGCAGTTCATCACCTACGTCCGCGCGCTGAAGCCCGAAGGCAAGTATCCGGGCATCCAGGGCGTCGGCTTTGCGCAACTGATTGCGCCGCAGGACAAAGCGCGGCATGTCGCGGCGATGCGCGCATCGGGCATTGCGGACTACGACATCCGACCCGCCGGCGAGCGCGAGCGCTACACCGCCATCGTCTATCTGGAGCCCGCGAACTGGCGCAACCAGCGCGCGATCGGCTACGACATGTACGCAGAGCCGGTGCGCCGGACCGCCATGGCCGCCGCACGAGACGAGGAACGCACGCGGATCTCCGGCCGCGTCACGCTGGTGCAGGAAACCAAGGATCAGGTGCAGCCAGGCTTCCTGATGTACCTGCCGGTCTATCGCCCGAATGCCCCGCACCAGACGCTCGACGAGCGCCGCGCGAATCACCTTGGCTGGGTCTACGCGCCGTTCCGCATGTACGACCTGATGGCTGGCATTCTCGGCGCCGAGCAGGGCGAAGTCAGCAAGCTGCTGGATCTCGAAATCTATGACGGCGATCGCGTCGACGCCCCCGCGCTGATGTACGACTCGGACCATCACGCCGCTTCGGTGGCTGCACCACTCTTTCGCTCGACGAAGACGATCCCGCTATTCGGTCAGCCCTGGACAATACAGGTCAGTTCGCTGCCCGCCTTTGAGGCCCGGCTGGCGAGCGAGGCCGCCAACATCCTTGCGATTGCGGGCACCTGCGGCAGCACACTGCTGGCCCTCGTCGTGTGGTTGCTGGCAACCGGGCGCGTGCGCGCACTGACCCTTGCCGGCAACATGACCGACGAACTGCGCGCGAGCAACCTTGCACAGATCCGGCTCAACCGTGCGTTGCGCCTGCTGAGCGATTGCAACACGACGCTGGTGCACGCCGACGACGAGTACAAGCTGCTGGCCGAGGTCTGCCGCCTGTGTGTCGATCGCGGCGGCTATCTGATGGCCTGGGTCGGCTATGCCGAGCATGACGACGCGAAGAGCGTGCGACCGATCGCACAGTCCGGCTACGAAGACGGCTACCTCGACGGCGTGAACATCAGTTGGGCGGACAACGAGCGCGGCCGCGGGCCGACCGGCACCGCGATCCGCTCCGGCAAGACCTGCGTCAATCAGGACGTGCTCACAAATCCCGGTCTTGCGCCCTGGCGCGAAGCCGCGATCCAGCGCGGCTACCGCTCCAGCATCGCCCTGCCACTGATCGGCAACACGCACCTGCTTGGCGCGCTGACGATCTACTCCCGCGAGCGAGACGCCTTCGACAAGGAAGAGGTATCGCTGCTGGAAGAGCTCGCCACCGATCTTGCGTACGGCATCGTGACACTGCGCACCCGCGCAGATCACGCCGCAGCCAAAGAGCAGGTCGAATTCCTCGCGAACTTCGATCCGCTGACCCAGCTGCCCAATCGCATGCTGCTGCGCGATCGCTTCGAGCAGGCCGCGCAGCTCGCCGAGCGGGACGGCACGGCGCTCGCGATGCTGTACCTCGATCTCGATCACTTCCAGCAGATCAACGACAGCCTCGGCCATGAGGCCGGCGACAAGGTGCTCGGTGTGGCCGTCGAGCGTCTGCGGCATTGCGTGCCCGCTGCGGCAACGATCAGCCGGTTGGGCGGCGACGAATTCGTGATTCTCTTGCCGACGCTGCATGACGCCACCGATGTCGGCACCCTCGCGAATGCGATCCACGACATGTTCGCCGAGCCGGTAACGATCGACGGCAACCCGCTGACCGTCAGCTTCTCGATCGGCGTGAGCCTGTACCCGAATGACGGGCAGGACTTCGACACGCTGCTCAAGCGCGCCGACACCGCGGTCGACAGCGCGAAGGAAGCCGGGCGCAACACCTACCGCTTCTTCAAGCGCGACATGAACCCGGATCTGCTGGCACAGATGCGCATCACCGGCGCACTCCCGGGCGCCTTGAAGAACCGCGAGTTCCTGCTGCACTACCAGCCGCAGGTCGATCTCCACAGCGGGCGCATTGTCGGCGTCGAGGCGCTGGTGCGCTGGCAGCACCCGGTCGACGGCTTGATCGCGCCGGGCCGCTTCATCCCGCTCGCCGAACGCAGCGGCTACATCGTGCAGCTTGGCGAATGGATCCTGCGCGAAGCCTGCCGGCAGGCCAATGCGTGGCGGGCCCGGCATGAACATGCGCCAATCGTCGCGGTGAATTTCTCGGCGCTGCAGTTCAGCCGCGGCAGCGTGGTCGACTGCGTGACCGGCGCCCTGGCGGAGTCCGGCCTGCCGGCGGGGTTCCTTGAGGTGGAACTCACCGAGTCCCTGCTGCTGCAGGATCTGGAAGCCACGATGACGACCCTGCATGTGCTCAAGGGGCTTGGCGTGAAGCTCTCGATCGACGACTTCGGCACCGGCTACTCGAGCCTTGCCTATCTGAAGCAGCTGGCGGTGGACAAGCTGAAGATCGATCAGTCCTTCGTGCGCGACATGCTCAGCGGCGCCGACGGCGAGTCGATCGTGAAGGCCATGATCCAGCTCGGCCACGCGCTCGATCTCGAAGTGATTGCCGAAGGCGTCGAGACCAGCGCACAGCTTGGCTTCCTGCGCGCGGCCGGCTGCGATCAGGCGCAGGGCTACCTGTTCGGCCGCCCCGAGCCCGCCGCGGCACTCGACGCGCTGCTCACGCGCGGGGTCGTGCCGCTGCCGTAG
- a CDS encoding glutamate synthase subunit beta has protein sequence MGKVTGFMEFARVEEGYEAADKRKQHYKEFVLTLSDEQAKVQGARCMDCGIPFCNNGCPVNNIIPDFNDLVYHQDWKQAIDVLHSTNNFPEFTGRICPAPCEAACTLGIHELPVGIKSIEHAIIDKAWANGWVVPQPPIAKTGKKVAVVGSGPAGLAAAQQLARAGHDVTVFEKSSRVGGLLRYGIPDFKLDKGHIDRRLEQMKAEGVVFKTGVYVGKGGLPKGVGSDAKQTIDPEQLKAEFDAVVLAAGSEIPRDLPVPGRELEGVHFAMEFLPQQNKVNAGDKLKDQIKATGKHVVVIGGGDTGSDCVGTSNRHGAKSVTQFELMPMPPEKENKMLVWPYWPTKLRTSSSHDEGCERDWSITTKSFKGENGKLKAVVTARVEWTKDEKTGQMKMTEVAGSEKEIPADLVFLAMGFVNPLGSMLEAFGVDKDGRGNAKASTEGAGAYATNVPKVFAAGDVRRGQSLVVWAIREGRQAARAVDEFLMGTSVLPR, from the coding sequence ATGGGTAAGGTCACCGGATTCATGGAATTCGCGCGCGTTGAAGAAGGCTACGAAGCCGCCGACAAGCGCAAGCAGCATTACAAGGAGTTCGTGCTCACGCTGAGCGACGAACAGGCCAAGGTGCAGGGTGCACGCTGCATGGACTGCGGTATCCCGTTCTGCAACAACGGGTGCCCGGTCAACAACATCATCCCGGACTTCAACGACTTGGTTTATCACCAGGACTGGAAGCAGGCGATCGATGTGCTGCACTCGACCAACAACTTCCCGGAGTTCACCGGGCGCATCTGCCCGGCGCCGTGCGAAGCCGCCTGTACGCTGGGTATCCACGAGCTGCCGGTCGGCATCAAGTCGATCGAACACGCGATCATCGACAAGGCCTGGGCGAACGGTTGGGTCGTGCCGCAGCCGCCGATCGCGAAGACCGGCAAGAAGGTCGCGGTCGTTGGTTCGGGCCCTGCCGGCCTCGCCGCTGCGCAACAGCTGGCGCGTGCCGGCCATGATGTGACGGTGTTCGAGAAGAGCTCGCGTGTCGGTGGCCTGCTGCGCTACGGCATTCCTGACTTCAAGCTCGACAAGGGTCACATTGACCGCCGCCTGGAGCAGATGAAGGCCGAAGGTGTCGTGTTCAAAACGGGCGTGTATGTCGGCAAGGGCGGCCTGCCCAAGGGTGTGGGTTCGGATGCCAAGCAGACGATCGACCCCGAGCAGCTCAAGGCCGAGTTTGACGCCGTGGTGCTGGCCGCGGGTTCGGAGATCCCGCGCGATCTGCCGGTGCCGGGCCGCGAGCTCGAAGGCGTGCATTTCGCGATGGAGTTCCTGCCGCAGCAGAACAAGGTGAACGCGGGCGACAAGCTCAAGGACCAGATCAAGGCGACCGGCAAGCATGTCGTCGTGATCGGCGGTGGCGATACCGGCTCCGACTGCGTCGGTACCTCGAATCGCCATGGTGCTAAGAGCGTCACGCAGTTTGAGCTGATGCCGATGCCGCCGGAGAAGGAGAACAAGATGCTGGTTTGGCCGTACTGGCCGACCAAGCTGCGTACTTCTTCATCGCACGACGAAGGCTGTGAGCGCGACTGGTCGATCACGACCAAGTCCTTCAAGGGCGAGAACGGCAAGCTGAAGGCCGTGGTGACGGCGCGCGTCGAGTGGACCAAGGACGAGAAGACCGGCCAGATGAAGATGACGGAAGTCGCGGGTTCCGAGAAGGAGATCCCGGCTGACCTCGTCTTCCTCGCGATGGGCTTCGTCAATCCGCTCGGCTCCATGCTTGAAGCCTTCGGCGTCGACAAGGATGGCCGTGGCAACGCCAAGGCCAGCACCGAGGGCGCTGGCGCCTACGCCACCAACGTGCCGAAGGTGTTTGCGGCGGGTGACGTGCGCCGCGGGCAGTCGCTCGTGGTGTGGGCGATCCGCGAAGGCCGTCAGGCTGCGCGTGCGGTGGATGAGTTCCTGATGGGTACGTCGGTGCTGCCGCGCTGA
- a CDS encoding peroxiredoxin family protein, with protein sequence MNAPLTLAAPLHVSRWFNVASPLTLESLRGRVVVLHAFQMLCPGCVAHGLPQAQRIAQSFRTRAVSVIGLHSVFEHHAVMTEAALAAFIHEYRLEFPIAVDQPAADSPIPLTMQAYGLRGTPSLIIIDRAGRLRSTLFGHADDLQVGALIGALLEAPHTLGVTASAGVAGGCPSGVCAHDAVSGQAG encoded by the coding sequence ATGAATGCACCCCTTACCCTGGCAGCACCCCTGCACGTCAGCCGCTGGTTCAACGTGGCGTCGCCGCTTACGCTCGAATCGTTGCGCGGCCGGGTTGTCGTATTGCACGCCTTTCAAATGCTGTGCCCGGGCTGTGTCGCACACGGCTTGCCGCAAGCCCAGCGTATTGCCCAGAGCTTCCGTACGCGAGCCGTCAGCGTGATCGGCCTGCATAGCGTGTTCGAGCACCATGCGGTGATGACCGAGGCCGCGCTGGCGGCCTTCATCCACGAATACCGGTTGGAATTTCCGATCGCAGTGGATCAGCCCGCCGCCGATTCGCCGATCCCGCTCACGATGCAGGCCTACGGGCTGCGCGGCACACCGAGCCTGATCATCATCGATCGCGCCGGGCGGCTTCGTTCGACCCTGTTTGGCCATGCCGACGATCTGCAGGTTGGCGCGCTGATCGGTGCCTTGCTGGAAGCGCCGCACACGCTCGGCGTCACTGCGTCCGCCGGGGTGGCCGGCGGCTGCCCGTCAGGTGTGTGCGCACACGATGCCGTGTCGGGCCAAGCTGGATGA
- a CDS encoding MliC family protein — protein MSSKHGKVHLGACLALLGLVAAGNATAAQGPSFSCTNVKAGSIEAMVCADAALSALDRKLASVYAAAAAKAKNQKPNTLKAEQRGWVKGRDDCWKSDNAHACVENEYQRRIAELQARYRLVDSIGPLRFACDGNPANELVVTYFKTEPSTLIAERGDSSSLMFQQVSGSGTRYQGRNETLAEHQGEVRVVWGYEAPEMVCKKAN, from the coding sequence ATGTCTTCGAAACACGGAAAGGTTCATCTCGGCGCATGTCTGGCGTTGCTGGGTCTTGTTGCAGCGGGCAACGCTACGGCGGCGCAGGGGCCGTCGTTCTCGTGCACGAACGTCAAGGCGGGCAGTATCGAAGCCATGGTGTGCGCAGACGCAGCCTTGTCCGCGCTGGATCGAAAGCTGGCTTCGGTCTATGCCGCCGCCGCGGCCAAGGCCAAGAACCAGAAGCCGAACACCCTCAAGGCTGAGCAACGCGGCTGGGTGAAGGGGCGCGACGACTGCTGGAAGAGCGACAACGCGCATGCCTGTGTGGAGAACGAGTATCAGCGGCGCATCGCCGAACTGCAGGCGCGCTACCGCCTGGTCGACAGCATCGGGCCGCTGCGCTTCGCCTGTGACGGGAACCCCGCCAACGAGCTGGTCGTGACCTACTTCAAGACCGAACCGTCGACGCTGATCGCAGAGCGCGGTGACAGCAGCTCACTGATGTTCCAGCAAGTCAGCGGCAGTGGCACCCGCTACCAGGGACGCAATGAAACGCTCGCCGAGCATCAGGGCGAGGTGCGCGTGGTCTGGGGCTACGAGGCGCCGGAGATGGTCTGCAAGAAAGCGAACTGA